A stretch of Lathyrus oleraceus cultivar Zhongwan6 chromosome 6, CAAS_Psat_ZW6_1.0, whole genome shotgun sequence DNA encodes these proteins:
- the LOC127098130 gene encoding chalcone--flavanone isomerase 2 gives MSAASSITAIHVENIEFPAVVTSPVTGKSYFLGGAGERGLTINGTFIKFTCIGVYLEDKAVESLATKWKGKTSEELLETLDFYRDIISGPFEKLIRGSKIKELSGPEYSRKVMENCVAHLKSVGTYGDAEVEAIQKFAEAFKNVNFPPGASVFYRQSPDGILGLSFSKDISIPEKEDAIIENKAASSAVLETMIGEHAVSPDLKRCLAARLPALLNEGTFKIGN, from the exons atgTCTGCAGCATCCTCCATCACCGCAATCCACGTCGAGAACATTGAGTTCCCAGCGGTGGTTACCTCTCCGGTCACCGGCAAATCATATTTCCTCGGCGGGGCAGGTGAGAGAGGGTTAACTATCAATGGAACTTTCATCAAGTTCACTTGCATAGGAGTATATTTGGAGGACAAAGCAGTAGAATCTCTTGCCACTAAATGGAAGGGTAAAACCTCCGAAGAGTTGCTTGAAACCCTTGATTTCTACAGAGACATCATTTCAG GTCCATTTGAAAAGCTAATTAGAGGATCTAAGATTAAGGAGCTGAGTGGTCCTGAGTACTCAAGGAAGGTTATGGAGAACTGTGTGGCACATTTGAAATCTGTTGGAACATATGGAGATGCAGAAGTTGAAGCTATACAAAAATTTGCAGAAGCTTTCAAGAATGTCAATTTTCCACCTGGTGCTTCTGTTTTTTACCGGCAATCACCTGATGGAATACTAGGG TTAAGTTTCTCAAAAGATATAAGTATACCAGAAAAGGAGGATGCAATTATAGAGAACAAAGCAGCTTCGTCTGCAGTGTTGGAAACTATGATTGGTGAGCATGCTGTTTCTCCTGATTTGAAGCGTTGTTTGGCTGCAAGATTGCCTGCATTGTTGAATGAGGGTACTTTCAAGATTGGGAATTGA